Proteins encoded within one genomic window of Arachis ipaensis cultivar K30076 chromosome B08, Araip1.1, whole genome shotgun sequence:
- the LOC107614415 gene encoding dof zinc finger protein DOF2.2 — protein sequence MVFPSIPVYLDPPNWIHQQQQQVNGNGNESSTQVVPRSGSEGGLKCPRCESSNTKFCYFNNYSLSQPRHFCKTCRRYWTRGGALRNVPVGGGFRRNKKTKRSTSSSSRPGGNTEKQLTSTSSLPSGFNPGFMASLENMTLYGGGLHQHQQQFPNFLSGFDPTTTSSSFPFLFGESRVKLESGNGGLLSTSLPENYSWTDLAAASSSAAHHLL from the exons ATGGTTTTCCCTTCAATCCCAGTGTATTTAGATCCTCCCAATTGGATTCACCAG cagcagcagcaggtaAATGGCAATGGCAATGAGAGTTCAACTCAGGTGGTTCCGAGATCGGGATCAGAGGGAGGACTCAAGTGTCCTCGGTGTGAATCCAGCAACACAAAGTTCTGCTACTTCAACAACTACAGCCTGTCTCAGCCGCGACACTTCTGCAAGACGTGTAGGCGTTACTGGACAAGAGGCGGTGCTCTTAGGAACGTTCCGGTTGGTGGTGGTTTCCGGAGAAACAAGAAGACCAAGAGGAGTACTAGTAGCAGTAGCCGCCCAGGAGGAAACACTGAAAAGCAGTTAACATCAACATCATCACTTCCGTCAGGTTTTAACCCAGGTTTCATGGCTTCTCTTGAGAACATGACCCTCTATGGAGGAGGATTGCATCAGCATCAGCAGCAGTTTCCTAATTTCTTGAGTGGTTTTGATCCAACTACCACTTCTTCTTCGTTCCCTTTCCTGTTTGGAGAATCTAGGGTTAAATTGGAATCTGGAAACGGAGGGCTATTAAGTACTAGTTTGCCAGAGAACTATTCATGGACTGATCTTGCAGCTGCATCTTCTTCCGCTGCTCATCATCTCTTGTGA
- the LOC107613378 gene encoding U-box domain-containing protein 13, with protein MEDDNKAGTAESLIDLVNQISSISDYRPTVKKEYCNLARRLKLLTPLFEEIRDSKDPLPQQTSNALLQLKEAMESAMDLLRFGSEGSKIYMVIERDQIINKFHEVTTQLEQALAGISYDKLDISDEVTEQVELVLAQFRRAKGRVDPADAELHEDLLSLYNKSNDAATDQAVLRRLAEKLQLIGIADLTQESLALHEMVIASDGDPGASIEKMSMLLKRIKDFVLTENLDKDDNVGGNSLSSSCCKQGTNEKNHQPPVIPDDFRCPISLELMQDPVIVSTGQTYERSCIEKWLEAGHGTCPKTQQTLSSTVLTPNYVLRSLIAQWCEANGVEPPKRPSSSRTDKSASACSPAERSKIENLLRKLTSGNPEDQRSAAGEIRLLAKRNADNRVAIAEAGAIPLLVGLLCTPDSRIQEHAVTALLNLSICENNKGSIVSSGAVPGIVHVLKKGSMEARENAAATLFSLSVIDENKVTIGSSGAIPPLVTLLSEGTQRGKKDAATALFNLCIYQGNKGKAVRAGVVPTLMRLLTERGGGMVDEALAILAILASHPDGKAAIGAAEAVPVLVEVIGNGSPRNKENAAAVLVHLCNGDQQYIAQAQELGVMGPLLELAQHGTDRGKRKAAQLLERMSRFLEQQHEDEEFQTQTELLPSINTTTTNLDDS; from the exons ATGGAGGACGACAATAAGGCGGGAACAGCTGAGAGCCTCATCGATTTGGTCAATCAAATATCTTCCATCTCCGATTACAGGCCAACGGTCAAGAAGGAGTACTGCAACTTGGCCAGGAGGCTCAAGCTCCTCACACCATTGTTCGAAGAGATTAGGGACAGTAAGGACCCTCTCCCTCAACAAACTTCAAATGCTTTGCTTCAGCTTAAGGAAGCCATGGAATCCGCCATGGACCTCCTCAGATTCGGTAGTGAAGGCAGCAAGATTTACATG GTCATTGAGAGGGACCAAATTATTAATAAATTCCACGAGGTGACTACTCAGTTGGAACAAGCATTGGCTGGAATTTCCTATGATAAGCTTGACATTTCAGATGAAGTTACGGAACAG GTTGAGCTTGTTCTTGCACAATTTAGAAGAGCCAAAGGAAGGGTTGATCCAGCTGATGCCGAGTTGCATGAGGATCTCTTGTCCCTTTACAACAAGAGCAATGATGCAGCTACAGATCAAGCTGTTCTACGGAGATTAGCCGAAAAATTGCAACTGATTGGAATAGCTGATCTCACACAAGAGTCGCTAGCTTTGCACGAGATGGTGATCGCGAGTGATGGGGATCCAGGGGCAAGCATTGAGAAGATGTCAATGTTGCTGAAGAGAATAAAGGATTTTGTACTAACAGAGAATCTAGACAAGGATGATAATGTAGGAGGAAACAGCCTTTCTTCAAGTTGCTGCAAACAAGGGACAAATGAAAAGAATCATCAGCCCCCTGTAATCCCTGATGATTTTCGATGCCCAATTTCTCTCGAATTGATGCAGGATCCTGTCATAGTATCAACAGGACAG ACTTATGAGCGTTCCTGTATAGAGAAATGGTTGGAAGCAGGACATGGTACATGCCCGAAAACACAGCAGACCTTATCTAGTACTGTTCTCACACCAAACTATGTCttaaggagcctcatagcacaaTGGTGTGAAGCCAATGGCGTAGAGCCACCAAAGAGACCTAGCAGTTCTCGAACTGATAAATCAGCCTCTGCCTGCTCACCGGCCGAGCGGAGCAAGATTGAAAATCTTCTTAGGAAGCTCACATCTGGCAATCCTGAAGACCAGAGATCGGCTGCTGGCGAGATTCGCCTTCTTGCAAAGCGCAATGCAGATAATCGCGTGGCCATTGCGGAAGCTGGTGCAATACCTCTTCTTGTTGGTCTTCTCTGTACACCTGATTCCCGCATTCAAGAGCATGCTGTTACTGCACTTCTGAATCTTTCCATATGTGAAAACAACAAAGGAAGTATTGTGTCTTCAGGGGCAGTACCGGGGATAGTTCATGTGCTCAAGAAGGGAAGCATGGAAGCTCGGGAAAACGCTGCAGCCACACTTTTCAGCCTTTCAGTTATTGATGAAAATAAGGTTACAATCGGTTCTTCAGGGGCCATTCCACCATTAGTTACACTGCTGAGTGAGGGTACCCAAAGGGGTAAGAAAGATGCTGCAACAGCACTCTTCAATTTGTGCATTTACCAAGGGAACAAGGGAAAGGCAGTAAGGGCTGGAGTCGTTCCCACTCTTATGCGACTGCTGACAGAACGTGGCGGGGGAATGGTGGACGAAGCATTAGCCATTTTGGCAATATTAGCTAGCCATCCTGACGGAAAGGCCGCCATTGGCGCTGCCGAGGCGGTGCCTGTATTGGTTGAGGTTATTGGGAATGGATCCCCAAGGAACAAAGAGAATGCAGCTGCTGTATTGGTGCACCTTTGCAATGGAGATCAACAATACATAGCTCAGGCACAGGAGTTAGGTGTGATGGGTCCATTGTTGGAATTGGCTCAACATGGCACAGACAGAGGGAAAAGAAAGGCAGCACAATTGTTAGAGCGTATGAGCAGGTTCCTTGAGCAGCAACATGAGGATGAGGAATTTCAAACACAAACTGAACTATTGCCTTCTATTAATACTACTACTACTAACCTTGATGATAGCTGA